A window of Micromonospora sp. WMMC415 genomic DNA:
GCCGCGTACGCCACGTCGTAGATGCGCGCGCCGGGCGAGGCGAGGTCGAAGTCGATCAGCCCGAGGGTGCCGTCCGGACGCCAGATGACGTTGTGCGGGGCGGCGTCGTGGTGGCAGATCACCTCGGTGTCCGGCGGCGGGGGCCCGAACGAGCGCCACACCGCCCCCTGCGGGGGCACGAAGCCGTACTGCGCGTCGTGGAACATGCGCAGCATCGTCGCCACCGTCACCAGCGCCTCGTCGGTGACCCAGTGCGGGGCCAGCGGGTACTCCCCGCACTCCCCCTCCAGGTACGACAGCACCTCCCGGTTGCGCTCGTCCATGCCGAGCGCGCGGGGGGCACCGGTGAAGCCCACGTACTCCAGGTGCCGCAGCAGAGCGTGCACCGAGGGGGTCCACGGGCCGGCGTTGCGCCGCACCGTGTCCCCGACCCGGACCACGGTGCTGACGTTCCCGCCGTGCAGCGGGATCTCCTGCGAAGTCACGTACGGTCTCCCGAGGCGGGGCGCCGGGTGGTCGGGGTCGCGCCACCCGACGTAGGCGCGATCGTCGGTCGTCACTGCGAGATTACGCGTCCCGTCCGGGGGCCTCGGTGCCCAGCAAAGCGTCGACGAACTGCACGGCGTCGAACGGCGCCAGGTCGTCCTTGCCCTCGCCCAGCCCGACCAGCTTCACCGGGATGCCCAGCTTGCGCTGCACGGCGATCACGATGCCGCCCTTGGCGGTGCCGTCGAGCTTGGTCAGCGCGACACCCGTCACGTTGACCGCCTCGGTGAAGACCCGCGCCTGCTCCAGCCCGTTCTGCCCGGTGGTGGCGTCGAGGATCAGCAACGTCTCGTCGATCGGGCCGTGCTTCTCCACCACCCGCTTGACCTTGCCCAGCTCGTCCATCAGGCCGACCTTGTTCTGCAGGCGGCCGGCGGTGTCGATCAGCACGGTGTCCACGCCGGTCTCGATGCCGCGCTTGACCGCGTCGAAGGCCACGCTGGCCGGGTCGGCCCCCTCCGGGCCGCGGACCGTCTCGGCGCCCACCCGCCCGGCCCAGGTCTCCAGTTGGTCGGCGGCGGCGGCGCGGAACGTGTCCGCCGCGCCGAGGATCACGCTGCGACCGTCCGCCACCAGGACCCGGGCGATCTTGCCGCAGGTGGTGGTCTTGCCGGCGCCGTTGACGCCGACGACCAGCAGCACGGCGGGCACCCCGTCCTTCGGCGCGGTGTTCAGGGACCGGTCCAGGCCCGGGTCCAGAGCGTTCACCAGCTCGGCGGCGAGCAACGCCCGCAGCTCGCCGGCGGACCGGGTGCCGAGGACCCGGGTGCGCTCCCGCAGCCGGTCGACGATGTCCCGGGTGGCGTCGATGCCGACGTCCGCGGTGATCAGGCTGTCCTCGATCTCCTCCCAGGTGTCCTCGTCGAGGCGGTCGCGGCTGAGCAGGCCGAGCAGCCCCTTGCCGAAGACGTTCTGCGAGCGGGACAGCCGGGACCGCAGCCGGACCAGCCGGCCGGCGGTCGGCTCGGGCACCTCCAGCGGGGGCGCCTCGATCACCGGCGGCTCGACCAGGATGCCGGTGGACACCTCCGCCTCCGGCGCCATGACGGGCGGCCCGGCGAGATCCTCCTCGGCGCGGGTCTCGACCTCTCTCGGCAGCGGCGGCTCGGGGCGCCGGCGCAGCTTCGGCACCACCAGCCCGAGGGCACCGAGGATCAGCACGCCGAGCAGAGCGAGTGCGATGAGGACGTATTCCGTCATGCCGAAATCCTGTCAGACGACGGCCACGGCGTCTTCACCACCGCACCCTCCGGCGCGCTCGGATCCGGCGGTACGCTCGGTGGCAGCCAGCAGTGGTGCGACCGCCGGCCGGGTAGTAAAGGATGAA
This region includes:
- a CDS encoding aminoglycoside phosphotransferase family protein: MTTDDRAYVGWRDPDHPAPRLGRPYVTSQEIPLHGGNVSTVVRVGDTVRRNAGPWTPSVHALLRHLEYVGFTGAPRALGMDERNREVLSYLEGECGEYPLAPHWVTDEALVTVATMLRMFHDAQYGFVPPQGAVWRSFGPPPPDTEVICHHDAAPHNVIWRPDGTLGLIDFDLASPGARIYDVAYAAWTWVPIFSDRDSITLGWRRPDRPRRLRLFADAYGLIPRDRHRLIRTIRKRIVDHVEGIRRMAAAGEPAFVRIVHKGHLRRPMRDLRLLDYERQALEAALH
- the ftsY gene encoding signal recognition particle-docking protein FtsY, which gives rise to MTEYVLIALALLGVLILGALGLVVPKLRRRPEPPLPREVETRAEEDLAGPPVMAPEAEVSTGILVEPPVIEAPPLEVPEPTAGRLVRLRSRLSRSQNVFGKGLLGLLSRDRLDEDTWEEIEDSLITADVGIDATRDIVDRLRERTRVLGTRSAGELRALLAAELVNALDPGLDRSLNTAPKDGVPAVLLVVGVNGAGKTTTCGKIARVLVADGRSVILGAADTFRAAAADQLETWAGRVGAETVRGPEGADPASVAFDAVKRGIETGVDTVLIDTAGRLQNKVGLMDELGKVKRVVEKHGPIDETLLILDATTGQNGLEQARVFTEAVNVTGVALTKLDGTAKGGIVIAVQRKLGIPVKLVGLGEGKDDLAPFDAVQFVDALLGTEAPGRDA